The Leucobacter rhizosphaerae genome includes a region encoding these proteins:
- a CDS encoding VOC family protein, producing the protein MITLGMVTLDTPDPRPLAAWWAERLSGEIVHDADGWFCIVRAPGIPVALGFQRVDEPIVGKNRMHLDLDRGTDLDRAAVVAEWVTAGATHLGQRGEADFHWDTFADPAGNEFCIGDPH; encoded by the coding sequence ATGATCACCCTCGGCATGGTCACACTCGACACCCCCGATCCCCGCCCGCTGGCCGCCTGGTGGGCCGAGCGCCTCTCCGGCGAGATCGTGCACGACGCCGACGGCTGGTTCTGCATCGTCCGCGCCCCCGGGATCCCCGTGGCACTCGGCTTCCAGCGCGTGGACGAGCCGATCGTCGGCAAGAACCGCATGCACCTCGACCTCGATCGTGGCACCGACCTCGATCGCGCCGCGGTCGTGGCGGAGTGGGTGACGGCGGGGGCGACCCACCTCGGCCAGCGCGGTGAAGCGGACTTCCACTGGGACACCTTCGCCGATCCCGCGGGCAACGAGTTCTGCATCGGCGACCCGCACTAG